From the Vibrio vulnificus CMCP6 genome, one window contains:
- a CDS encoding ATP-binding protein: MRRYNTIGVKLVAAFTGSTLLLTLVCVIAWMTWNQLDLRVSGLLEENVPRYNASYLLESKSSEVRRKISQIERVTSKVQLDNHLLSLGKQLSDTKQIVERVQRADEATHDSLSALAESYTSLASSIDLYGYLVSKRIDAQRKIDLLKEQLDWIHQDIRTELMPLRQEIDWQMSRNQKQAKTDALLKQLNVIQQVLDLESTIYELALDVVSATQLGHVNNGMKVIQYRTEELHRLSQPIFEWPSSIAYQQLVGELTTLLQIEGFLHQQLLDYVSIRERIEVQQRDIDRQIGTIHNQIGGIVASADKAFYEVKQDTTEMVSVGNRVLLICFAVSILTSLILAYYFIYQRIVARLANLSNSIDAIINDDLHHPIRVDGNDEIGRLSAKLIEYGDKVKEMQRTNALSLINNTSASLMTVSLGGWVESANVSARRLLDLDDAITELPIWSAFPEHWFEALRAQFDTDSTLMRECRSELTMSLADDPYGRFLHCEFSLFTHGHCEKVIITITDVTEQIQANRILEQRVAEKTRDVTERNRQLKLEIKERQKAESHLKKTQSELIQAAKMAVVGQAMTSLAHELNQPLNAMSTYLYSANLFNQKADSEQVATSLTHIESLKERMSKIVNGLRHFAKKSDGEPTSASIELHDVAEHSMLLVNTRAKRQQIQIRNQLDKTLMVQGSLVAYEQVLINLMVNSCDALSEANGAERVIELCHLYSTQTHHAIAVCDNGKGFASDIVDRLFTPFTTTKEIGLGLGMNICKSIIEKYNGNIYLASNAKGGAMVVLEMPHDD; the protein is encoded by the coding sequence ATGCGTAGATACAACACCATTGGGGTAAAACTGGTCGCCGCGTTTACTGGCAGCACCTTGCTGTTGACTCTCGTTTGTGTCATTGCGTGGATGACTTGGAATCAGCTCGATCTGCGAGTCAGCGGTTTGTTGGAAGAAAACGTGCCGCGCTACAACGCCAGTTATTTGCTTGAGAGCAAAAGCAGTGAAGTGCGACGTAAAATCTCTCAGATCGAACGAGTAACAAGCAAAGTTCAACTCGACAACCACTTACTTTCCTTGGGTAAGCAATTAAGCGATACCAAGCAGATTGTGGAACGCGTGCAACGCGCCGACGAAGCCACGCATGACTCACTGAGTGCCCTTGCTGAGTCGTACACCTCGCTCGCGAGCAGTATTGATCTCTATGGTTATCTGGTGTCTAAACGCATTGATGCGCAGCGAAAAATTGATCTACTGAAAGAGCAACTTGATTGGATTCATCAAGACATCCGCACCGAACTGATGCCTTTACGCCAAGAGATAGATTGGCAGATGTCACGTAATCAGAAACAGGCCAAAACCGATGCGTTACTTAAACAGCTGAACGTGATTCAACAGGTATTGGATCTCGAATCCACGATTTACGAATTGGCGTTAGATGTCGTAAGCGCAACGCAGTTGGGACATGTGAATAATGGCATGAAAGTGATTCAGTATCGTACCGAAGAGCTTCATCGTTTGAGCCAACCCATTTTTGAATGGCCATCGTCCATCGCATACCAACAGTTAGTCGGTGAGTTAACAACCTTGCTGCAAATTGAAGGTTTCTTGCACCAGCAACTGCTCGATTACGTTTCCATCCGCGAAAGAATTGAAGTGCAGCAGCGCGATATTGATCGCCAAATCGGCACGATTCACAACCAAATTGGCGGCATTGTTGCGTCGGCAGACAAAGCTTTCTATGAAGTCAAACAAGACACCACTGAGATGGTCAGTGTGGGCAATCGCGTGTTGCTCATCTGCTTTGCGGTGTCGATCCTCACCAGTTTGATTTTGGCGTACTACTTCATTTATCAGCGTATCGTGGCGCGCTTGGCCAATTTGAGTAACAGCATTGATGCGATCATCAATGATGATTTACACCATCCCATTCGTGTTGACGGCAACGATGAGATTGGTCGCTTAAGTGCCAAGCTGATCGAATACGGGGACAAAGTGAAAGAGATGCAGCGAACCAACGCCCTGAGCTTAATCAACAACACCAGCGCCAGTCTGATGACGGTCAGCTTGGGTGGCTGGGTTGAATCGGCGAACGTCAGCGCAAGACGCTTATTGGATCTAGACGACGCCATTACCGAGTTGCCAATTTGGTCGGCGTTTCCTGAGCATTGGTTTGAGGCATTACGCGCGCAATTTGATACCGATTCGACCTTAATGCGCGAGTGCCGAAGTGAACTCACCATGTCATTGGCTGATGATCCTTATGGGCGTTTTTTACATTGCGAGTTCAGTCTATTTACTCACGGTCATTGTGAAAAAGTGATCATCACCATCACCGACGTAACCGAACAGATTCAGGCGAATCGCATCTTAGAGCAAAGAGTGGCTGAGAAAACCCGCGATGTGACGGAGCGAAATCGCCAGCTCAAGCTGGAAATTAAAGAGCGTCAAAAAGCGGAATCGCACTTGAAGAAAACGCAATCCGAGCTGATTCAAGCGGCAAAAATGGCGGTGGTAGGGCAAGCGATGACCAGTTTGGCGCACGAGTTAAATCAGCCGCTTAATGCGATGTCTACCTATCTTTATAGCGCCAATTTATTTAACCAGAAGGCGGACAGTGAACAGGTCGCGACGTCATTAACGCACATCGAAAGCCTCAAAGAGCGCATGAGTAAGATCGTCAATGGTTTGCGCCACTTTGCGAAGAAATCGGATGGCGAGCCAACGTCCGCATCGATAGAGCTGCACGATGTCGCAGAGCACTCAATGTTGCTCGTTAACACGCGAGCTAAAAGGCAGCAAATTCAAATCCGCAACCAGCTAGATAAAACCCTGATGGTGCAGGGCAGCTTGGTCGCCTACGAACAGGTACTCATTAACTTGATGGTGAACAGTTGCGATGCATTGAGCGAAGCCAATGGTGCAGAGCGAGTGATTGAACTGTGCCATTTGTATTCCACGCAAACGCACCATGCGATTGCGGTATGTGACAACGGTAAGGGGTTTGCTTCGGACATTGTTGATCGCCTCTTTACCCCATTTACGACTACAAAAGAAATCGGTCTCGGACTTGGTATGAACATCTGTAAATCAATCATAGAAAAATATAACGGAAACATTTACTTGGCTTCCAACGCAAAAGGTGGAGCCATGGTGGTATTGGAGATGCCTCATGACGATTAA
- a CDS encoding sigma-54-dependent transcriptional regulator, which translates to MTINQYDVLLVDDDQDVLDSYAHLMSISGLTAKLVNDPTQACQYLTEDWPGVVLLDMYMPQMHGMELLALIKEIDEHIPVLVITGHGDIPMAVDALKKGACEFFEKPISPPELLTKVKSYLKERQTYTAQKSNVSQSVGKALVGKSAQIEQIRQHVARFALINTNVVICGESGSGRHSIAHLLHDMSQPRKDQTLEELYLTTDHDKEAIARYFDGSVATLVIENVQSMNEKTQREFVQLLLAQERGSASKTRVITLFDASPEQLMSENQLLPELFYLLNQGAIQVPSLRHRPDDIAAIFHHFLKHSCQKLGKPMPAVDSSYLSLLRNHQWPGNVRELRNVAELYAIGIVKLTGKERLVNQNELQSPLDTLVDDFEKQIIEDALFLHSGKVTEAAVYLQIPRKKLYLRMKKHDIDKDNYKSR; encoded by the coding sequence ATGACGATTAATCAATATGATGTGCTTTTGGTTGACGACGATCAGGATGTACTCGACTCGTACGCGCATCTGATGTCCATTTCTGGTTTGACCGCGAAACTGGTGAACGATCCGACGCAAGCGTGCCAATATCTCACTGAAGATTGGCCCGGTGTGGTTTTACTCGATATGTATATGCCACAAATGCATGGCATGGAGCTGCTGGCGCTCATCAAAGAGATTGATGAACACATTCCGGTGCTGGTCATCACTGGGCATGGCGATATACCGATGGCGGTGGATGCACTGAAAAAAGGCGCTTGTGAGTTTTTCGAAAAGCCGATTTCTCCGCCAGAGTTGCTCACTAAGGTGAAATCGTATCTTAAGGAGCGCCAAACTTACACTGCGCAAAAGAGCAATGTGTCGCAGTCTGTTGGCAAAGCGCTCGTCGGAAAATCTGCGCAAATTGAGCAAATTCGTCAGCACGTCGCAAGGTTTGCTTTGATCAACACCAATGTGGTGATATGTGGCGAATCGGGCTCAGGCCGTCACAGCATCGCTCATCTACTGCATGACATGAGCCAGCCGCGTAAAGATCAAACGTTGGAAGAATTGTATCTCACCACGGACCACGACAAAGAGGCTATCGCGCGCTATTTCGATGGAAGCGTGGCTACTTTGGTGATTGAGAACGTTCAATCGATGAATGAAAAGACGCAGCGAGAGTTTGTCCAACTGCTGTTGGCGCAAGAGCGAGGAAGTGCCAGCAAAACGCGGGTGATTACCCTGTTTGACGCCAGCCCAGAACAGCTGATGTCGGAAAATCAGTTGTTGCCCGAGCTGTTCTATCTGCTCAATCAAGGTGCTATTCAAGTGCCGAGCTTACGTCATCGGCCGGATGACATCGCCGCCATTTTCCATCACTTTCTTAAGCACAGTTGCCAGAAACTGGGTAAACCGATGCCGGCCGTTGATTCGAGCTATCTTTCGTTGTTGCGTAATCATCAGTGGCCAGGAAATGTGCGTGAGTTAAGAAACGTCGCAGAGTTGTATGCCATTGGCATTGTCAAACTGACAGGGAAAGAGCGGCTGGTGAACCAAAACGAGCTTCAATCACCATTGGATACGCTGGTGGACGATTTTGAAAAGCAGATCATTGAAGATGCGCTGTTTTTGCATTCCGGAAAAGTGACGGAAGCAGCGGTGTACCTGCAGATCCCACGTAAAAAGCTCTATTTGCGCATGAAAAAGCACGATATCGATAAGGATAACTACAAATCGCGTTAA
- a CDS encoding iron-containing alcohol dehydrogenase — protein sequence MKFTYSNPTQIFFGQGQIQAITQAISPEKKVLVIYGGGSIKKNGVYDQIVAALDGYHWQEFSGVEPNPTKETLDKAVAIVKEDNIDFILAVGGGSVIDGSKYVAASAHYHGDGWDILTGKHHVTSATPLGAVLTLPATGSESNSGAVITKAETQDKLAFLSPYVQPIFAVMDPDVMKTLPEKQLLNGIVDAWVHVCEQYITRPSGAMVQDAYAEALLKTLKNLGDRFAERDSDEWRANLMWAANQALNGLIGSGVPQDWATHMVGHELTALWGVDHARSLAIVQPSLLRNQIEHKRAKLEQMGREVFGLENGEQLAERTIDAIEAFYHSLDVSTKLTEHKESKEEAIEAVVTQLTNHGMVALTENQSVTPEQVRKILAEAIA from the coding sequence ATGAAGTTTACTTATTCCAACCCTACGCAAATCTTCTTTGGCCAAGGTCAGATCCAAGCGATTACTCAAGCGATTTCCCCTGAGAAAAAAGTGCTCGTCATTTATGGTGGCGGCTCAATTAAGAAAAACGGTGTGTATGATCAAATCGTGGCGGCTCTAGACGGCTATCATTGGCAAGAATTTTCCGGCGTTGAACCTAACCCAACCAAAGAAACACTGGACAAAGCAGTGGCTATCGTAAAAGAAGACAACATCGATTTTATTCTCGCTGTTGGTGGTGGCTCTGTGATCGACGGTTCTAAATACGTAGCGGCATCTGCCCATTACCACGGTGACGGCTGGGACATCCTCACCGGTAAGCATCACGTTACGTCAGCAACACCACTTGGCGCGGTGTTAACACTTCCGGCAACAGGTTCAGAGTCCAACTCTGGCGCAGTCATTACTAAGGCGGAAACCCAAGACAAACTCGCGTTCTTGAGCCCTTACGTTCAACCGATCTTTGCTGTAATGGACCCAGACGTGATGAAAACACTGCCTGAAAAACAACTACTCAATGGCATCGTTGATGCTTGGGTACACGTTTGTGAACAGTACATTACTCGCCCATCCGGTGCGATGGTGCAAGACGCCTACGCAGAAGCGTTGTTGAAAACGCTGAAAAATCTCGGTGATCGCTTTGCAGAGCGTGACAGTGATGAATGGCGCGCAAACCTGATGTGGGCAGCAAACCAAGCCCTTAACGGCTTAATTGGTTCAGGCGTCCCTCAAGACTGGGCGACGCACATGGTTGGCCACGAACTGACCGCACTTTGGGGCGTGGATCATGCTCGTTCGTTGGCGATTGTTCAGCCTTCTCTGCTTCGCAATCAAATTGAGCACAAACGCGCGAAGTTAGAGCAAATGGGCCGTGAGGTCTTTGGTTTAGAAAACGGCGAGCAGCTAGCAGAGCGTACGATTGATGCCATTGAAGCCTTCTACCACTCCCTTGATGTCTCAACAAAACTCACTGAGCATAAAGAGAGCAAAGAAGAGGCGATCGAAGCAGTGGTCACACAACTGACCAATCATGGCATGGTGGCACTGACAGAAAACCAAAGCGTGACACCAGAGCAAGTGCGTAAGATTCTTGCAGAGGCGATCGCCTGA
- a CDS encoding AraC family transcriptional regulator produces METLAELMQRYVDVKGLEKLEEIIPTDIPGVRFYRSSRGNPRHPFVYQSGIIVLGQGYKNIHIGDHAVCYGADDYLVVGVPMPLECEAFADDDKPLLGISVDVPMVLLQQMVQKLEKHGYQNICSGKEESCGLKSVKMEASMLNACKRLMRGLCDPLETEVLGQSLLEEVVYRALLSPKGYVLFELAHAEGNYSRIAQVLDKVHQDYSEPLTVQDLASKANMSISAFHTAFRSVTLESPIQYIKKVRLNKARDLIKLEGKRVNDAARLVGYNSTSQFSREYKRHFNETPKSA; encoded by the coding sequence ATGGAAACCCTTGCAGAACTGATGCAGCGATACGTTGATGTCAAAGGCCTTGAAAAGCTCGAAGAGATCATTCCTACCGACATACCTGGGGTTCGTTTTTATCGAAGCAGCCGAGGTAATCCACGGCACCCATTTGTTTATCAATCTGGAATTATTGTACTCGGGCAGGGTTACAAAAATATTCATATTGGTGATCATGCTGTGTGCTATGGCGCAGATGATTATTTGGTGGTGGGTGTGCCAATGCCGCTCGAATGTGAAGCGTTTGCGGATGACGATAAGCCTTTGCTGGGGATCTCTGTTGATGTACCAATGGTTTTGCTGCAGCAAATGGTTCAGAAGCTAGAAAAGCACGGCTACCAAAATATTTGCAGTGGCAAAGAAGAAAGCTGCGGCTTGAAGTCGGTGAAAATGGAAGCGAGCATGCTTAACGCTTGCAAGCGCTTAATGCGGGGATTGTGTGATCCTCTTGAAACTGAAGTGCTAGGCCAATCATTACTAGAAGAGGTGGTTTATCGTGCGTTACTGAGCCCTAAAGGCTATGTGCTGTTTGAGCTGGCACATGCTGAGGGCAACTATTCGAGAATCGCACAAGTGCTGGATAAGGTTCACCAAGACTACTCGGAGCCATTGACGGTGCAAGATCTTGCCTCTAAAGCGAACATGAGTATTTCCGCCTTTCATACCGCTTTTCGTAGCGTGACGCTGGAGTCTCCGATTCAATACATCAAGAAAGTAAGGCTGAATAAAGCTCGGGATCTCATCAAGTTAGAGGGAAAGCGTGTTAATGATGCCGCACGTCTAGTGGGTTACAACAGCACCTCACAATTTAGCCGTGAATACAAACGCCATTTCAATGAAACGCCGAAAAGTGCATAA
- a CDS encoding chitinase C-terminal domain-containing protein yields MRFKNGKAAKNVFTLSTLTASCLMAFNSYAAVDCSPLQEWNSSAIYNGGDKVQYQGSAYEARYWTQNNNPAEFSGDWAQWKALGACDNGPVDPVNQVPTTALTSPVATDVVKEGEVVVLAATAADQDGTVAKVEFLVDGVVVGQDTSAPFSASWTATAGAHTFSSVAYDDKGAVSQPSNVTLTVESTQPGNTAPTVDLALSATTVEQGAVVTLTSNAADSDGTVEKVDFFVGGVLVGTAATAPYTLDYTTTQAGSLSVFARATDNLGATTDSSAQTLKVNGVAPVASCRPDGLYQTEGVNVPYCTIYDEEGREKMGADHPRRVIGYFTSWRSGDDPQAAYLVKDIPWEQLTHINYAFVSIGSDGKVNVGDVNDPTNAATGKEWPGVEIDPTLGFKGHFGALATYKEKYGVKTLISIGGWAETGGHFGADGKRVADGGFYTMTTNADGSINHAGIEKFATSAVEMIRKYKFDGVDIDYEYPTSMAGAGNPDDKAFMEPRRAYLWASYQELMRVLREKLDQASAQDGVHYMLTIAAPSSGYLLRGMETFDVTKYLDYVNIMSYDLHGAWNDHVGHNAALYDTGEDSELAQWNVYGTAQYGGIGYLNTDWAYHYFRGSMPAGRINIGVPYYTRGWQGVTGGTNGLWGRAALPNQAECAPGTGEGEKNNCGHGAMGIDNMWHDTDPKGNEMGAGSNPMWHAKNLEKGIFGSYASAYKLDPVNDPQDKLVGSYVRNYDSVAVAPWLWNAEKAVFLSTEDKASVSVKADYVIDKEIGGIMFWELAGDYNCYVLDANGNRTTIDETEQACATGNGEFHMGNSMTKAIYDKFKSATPYGNTVATGAIPSETLDIAVSVGGFKVGDQNYPINPKVTFTNNTGTAIPGGTEFQFDIPVSAPDNAKDQSGGGLKVIASGHTRANNIGGLDGVMHRVAFSLPAWKELPAGGTYELDMVYYLPISGPANYSVNINGVDYAFKFEQPDLPVADLSAGNGGNTGGGDTGGGNTGGGDTGGNTGSGTVIQWEPGVTQVNNGETVTFNGKCFVAKNSPGVWESPTQTNWFWDEVTCP; encoded by the coding sequence ATGCGTTTTAAAAACGGAAAGGCAGCAAAGAATGTGTTTACACTCAGTACTTTGACTGCTTCATGTCTGATGGCATTCAATAGCTACGCGGCTGTTGATTGTTCACCTCTACAAGAATGGAACTCTTCCGCCATTTATAACGGCGGAGACAAGGTTCAGTATCAGGGTAGCGCTTATGAAGCCCGTTACTGGACACAAAACAATAACCCAGCAGAATTCTCGGGAGATTGGGCACAATGGAAAGCACTCGGTGCTTGTGACAATGGCCCAGTTGACCCAGTTAACCAAGTTCCCACCACCGCTTTGACCTCACCTGTTGCAACGGATGTTGTGAAAGAAGGTGAGGTCGTTGTTCTTGCGGCAACGGCAGCGGATCAAGATGGCACCGTCGCCAAAGTTGAGTTTTTGGTTGATGGCGTTGTGGTTGGTCAAGATACATCGGCACCATTCTCCGCGTCATGGACTGCAACCGCAGGCGCTCATACTTTCAGCTCTGTCGCTTATGACGATAAAGGCGCGGTAAGCCAACCAAGCAACGTGACGTTGACCGTGGAATCCACTCAGCCTGGCAATACGGCGCCAACGGTCGATCTTGCACTTTCTGCAACCACGGTTGAGCAGGGTGCAGTGGTCACGTTGACCTCAAATGCAGCAGACAGCGATGGTACTGTTGAAAAAGTAGACTTTTTTGTTGGTGGCGTACTTGTCGGTACGGCAGCAACCGCTCCTTATACGCTTGACTATACCACCACTCAAGCTGGCTCTTTGTCGGTCTTTGCTCGTGCGACGGATAACCTTGGTGCAACCACGGATTCCTCTGCACAGACGCTGAAAGTCAACGGTGTGGCACCAGTGGCATCGTGTCGCCCTGACGGCCTGTACCAAACAGAAGGCGTTAATGTGCCTTACTGTACGATTTACGATGAAGAAGGTCGTGAGAAGATGGGGGCAGACCACCCACGTCGTGTGATCGGTTACTTTACCAGCTGGCGTAGCGGTGATGACCCACAAGCGGCTTATCTGGTTAAAGATATTCCGTGGGAGCAATTAACGCACATTAACTACGCGTTTGTCAGCATTGGCTCTGACGGCAAAGTCAACGTTGGTGACGTGAACGATCCGACTAACGCTGCAACAGGAAAAGAGTGGCCGGGCGTTGAAATCGATCCGACTCTGGGCTTCAAAGGTCACTTTGGTGCGCTAGCCACTTACAAAGAAAAATATGGCGTTAAGACGCTGATTTCTATCGGTGGTTGGGCGGAAACGGGCGGTCACTTTGGTGCGGATGGCAAACGTGTCGCAGACGGTGGTTTCTACACTATGACAACCAATGCGGATGGTTCCATCAACCATGCGGGCATTGAGAAATTTGCCACCTCAGCGGTCGAAATGATCCGTAAGTACAAGTTCGACGGTGTGGATATCGATTATGAGTACCCAACTTCAATGGCGGGTGCGGGTAACCCAGATGATAAAGCCTTCATGGAACCACGTCGTGCTTATCTATGGGCTTCATACCAAGAGTTAATGCGCGTATTGCGTGAAAAGCTTGACCAAGCGTCTGCACAAGATGGCGTTCACTACATGCTTACCATCGCTGCACCATCTTCGGGCTACCTACTGCGTGGTATGGAAACGTTTGATGTGACTAAGTACCTCGATTACGTCAACATCATGTCTTACGACCTACACGGTGCATGGAACGATCATGTTGGCCACAACGCGGCGCTGTACGATACAGGTGAAGACTCAGAATTAGCGCAGTGGAATGTTTACGGCACGGCACAATATGGTGGCATCGGTTACCTCAATACAGACTGGGCATACCACTACTTCCGTGGCTCAATGCCAGCAGGCCGTATTAACATCGGTGTGCCTTACTATACTCGTGGTTGGCAAGGTGTGACGGGTGGTACCAATGGCCTATGGGGCCGAGCGGCGCTACCAAACCAGGCTGAGTGTGCTCCGGGTACAGGTGAAGGTGAGAAGAATAACTGTGGCCATGGTGCGATGGGTATCGACAACATGTGGCACGACACCGATCCAAAAGGTAACGAAATGGGCGCGGGTTCAAACCCAATGTGGCATGCGAAGAACCTAGAAAAAGGCATCTTTGGTTCCTATGCGTCAGCGTACAAACTTGATCCAGTCAACGATCCGCAAGATAAACTGGTTGGTAGCTATGTTCGTAACTACGACAGTGTAGCTGTCGCGCCTTGGTTGTGGAACGCGGAAAAAGCGGTATTCCTATCAACGGAAGACAAAGCGTCTGTCAGCGTGAAAGCCGACTACGTCATCGATAAAGAGATCGGCGGTATCATGTTCTGGGAACTGGCGGGTGACTATAACTGTTACGTGCTTGATGCCAATGGCAACCGCACGACCATCGATGAAACCGAGCAGGCATGTGCCACGGGCAACGGTGAATTCCACATGGGTAACTCGATGACCAAAGCTATCTACGATAAGTTTAAGTCAGCAACCCCATACGGCAACACGGTCGCAACGGGCGCAATTCCTTCAGAGACACTGGACATCGCTGTTTCTGTCGGTGGATTCAAAGTGGGTGATCAAAACTACCCAATCAACCCGAAAGTGACCTTTACCAACAATACCGGTACAGCAATTCCGGGCGGCACTGAGTTCCAGTTCGACATTCCAGTGTCGGCGCCAGATAACGCGAAAGATCAATCTGGTGGTGGCCTGAAAGTGATTGCTTCTGGTCACACACGTGCGAACAACATCGGTGGTCTGGATGGCGTAATGCATCGTGTGGCGTTCTCGCTTCCTGCGTGGAAAGAGCTACCAGCAGGCGGGACTTACGAGTTGGATATGGTTTACTACCTACCAATTTCTGGTCCGGCAAACTACAGCGTGAACATCAACGGTGTGGACTACGCGTTCAAGTTTGAACAACCTGATCTGCCAGTTGCTGATTTGTCTGCAGGCAACGGTGGCAATACGGGTGGTGGTGATACTGGCGGCGGTAACACCGGAGGTGGTGACACTGGTGGCAATACAGGTAGCGGTACGGTTATCCAATGGGAACCAGGTGTAACGCAAGTGAATAATGGCGAAACAGTGACCTTTAACGGTAAGTGTTTTGTTGCGAAAAACAGCCCAGGGGTTTGGGAGTCTCCAACACAAACCAACTGGTTTTGGGATGAAGTAACCTGTCCATAA
- the glgC gene encoding glucose-1-phosphate adenylyltransferase → MQDILTVILAGGMGSRLSPLTDDRAKPAVPFGGKYRIIDFTLTNCLHSGLRKILVLTQYKSHSLQKHLRDGWSIFNPELGEYITSVPPQMRKGGKWYEGTADAIYHNLWLLERSEAKYVMVLSGDHIYRMDYAPMLEEHIANNAALTVACMDVNCKEAKAFGVMGIDERHRVHSFVEKPQNPPHLPNDPERSLVSMGIYIFSMEVLQQALIEDADDDASSHDFGKDIIPKLIDTGSVFAYKFCGSKGRVDKDCYWRDVGTIDSFYQANMDLLEPIPPMNLYQKDWGIRTYEPQYPPARTVSSGSGNEGIFINSIIANGVINSGGSVQHSIVSSNVRINDSATVVDSIIFDDVEIGEGCQLVNCIIDKHVKVPPYTQIGLNRLEDAQRFKISENGIVVVPESYQF, encoded by the coding sequence ATGCAGGACATTTTGACAGTGATACTGGCCGGAGGCATGGGATCACGACTCAGTCCATTAACGGATGACAGAGCAAAACCCGCGGTACCATTTGGTGGAAAATACCGCATTATCGATTTCACGCTTACCAACTGCTTGCACTCCGGCCTGCGTAAAATTCTCGTCCTCACCCAGTACAAATCGCATTCGTTGCAAAAACACCTTCGTGATGGTTGGTCCATTTTCAATCCTGAACTGGGCGAATACATCACCTCCGTACCACCACAAATGCGCAAAGGTGGCAAATGGTACGAAGGCACAGCCGATGCCATCTATCACAACTTGTGGTTGCTCGAACGCAGTGAAGCCAAGTACGTCATGGTGTTATCCGGTGACCACATCTACCGAATGGACTACGCACCGATGCTGGAGGAACACATCGCCAATAATGCGGCGCTGACGGTCGCTTGCATGGATGTAAATTGTAAAGAAGCCAAAGCCTTTGGTGTCATGGGTATTGATGAGCGCCATCGCGTTCATTCGTTTGTCGAGAAACCGCAGAATCCGCCCCATTTACCCAATGATCCCGAGCGAAGCTTGGTCTCGATGGGGATTTACATATTCAGTATGGAGGTGTTGCAGCAAGCACTGATAGAAGACGCCGACGATGACGCGTCATCCCATGATTTTGGTAAAGATATCATTCCTAAACTCATCGATACTGGGTCTGTGTTTGCCTACAAGTTCTGTGGTAGTAAAGGGCGGGTAGATAAAGATTGCTATTGGCGCGACGTGGGCACCATTGATTCCTTTTATCAGGCAAACATGGACCTTTTAGAGCCGATTCCTCCGATGAACCTCTACCAAAAAGACTGGGGGATCCGTACCTATGAACCCCAATATCCACCAGCAAGAACCGTTTCTTCAGGCAGCGGTAATGAAGGAATTTTCATTAACTCGATCATTGCCAATGGTGTCATCAACTCGGGAGGATCAGTGCAGCACTCCATCGTTTCTTCCAATGTACGCATAAACGACAGTGCAACGGTGGTCGACAGCATCATTTTTGACGATGTTGAAATTGGTGAAGGATGCCAGTTGGTCAACTGCATCATCGACAAACATGTCAAAGTCCCGCCCTACACTCAAATTGGCTTGAACCGCTTAGAAGACGCACAACGTTTCAAAATTTCAGAGAATGGCATTGTTGTTGTACCTGAAAGCTATCAGTTCTAA